One Bufo gargarizans isolate SCDJY-AF-19 chromosome 4, ASM1485885v1, whole genome shotgun sequence DNA window includes the following coding sequences:
- the MSGN1 gene encoding mesogenin-1: protein METIHQPIIKMEEDYTLCSDSDPESAYLSTSWDWKQNAENYSLSQTPSPQSLSPTASFESPFSGCSRPPSLEEIPYGEDMVAYRLLQYPTDCQHNLEEGNVGHNNKRGQHNPRAFMNVQRRRKASEREKMRMRAIAEALHNLRRNLPPVYSQGRQPLTKIQTLKCTISYIEELTNLLNNTKGT, encoded by the coding sequence ATGGAGACTATCCACCAGCCGATTATAAAGATGGAGGAGGATTATACCCTATGTTCGGATTCTGACCCTGAATCTGCTTATTTATCCACATCTTGGGACTGGAAACAAAATGCTGAGAACTATTCTCTAAGTCAAACTCCATCTCCACAGAGCTTGTCTCCTACAGCCTCCTTTGAGTCTCCATTCTCTGGTTGTTCACGTCCACCAAGCCTGGAAGAGATACCATATGGAGAAGACATGGTGGCGTACAGGTTGTTGCAATATCCTACTGACTGCCAGCACAATTTGGAAGAGGGCAACGTTGGTCACAACAACAAACGTGGGCAACATAATCCCAGAGCTTTCATGAATGTCCAACGCAGGAGAAAGGCCAGTGAGAGGGAGAAGATGAGGATGAGAGCCATAGCTGAGGCCCTCCATAACCTTCGGAGGAATTTACCACCAGTCTACAGTCAAGGTAGACAACCTCTTACTAAGATCCAGACATTAAAATGCACCATTTCCTACATTGAGGAACTCACCAACCTTCTTAACAACACAAAGGGAACATAA